One genomic segment of Scylla paramamosain isolate STU-SP2022 chromosome 11, ASM3559412v1, whole genome shotgun sequence includes these proteins:
- the LOC135104943 gene encoding uncharacterized protein LOC135104943, whose translation MSLCECLAPCKAQSHPPAMVVELSNYHLLVLLGPLDVVVLQGHHLKSSTLMMTQLLRSSMFQMTSPNAPRIQMIGSHLQLCRCFHFCSQMALPSQLQLPIQLTLPSHLQLASQLPLPSHLPFPVHLQLPSHHHHQLPSKEGTQLQVVAQSLSFSFKPCRHSGTCSTAWTCWLWCSRNKGKL comes from the exons ATGTCACTTTGC gaGTGTCTGGCCCCCTGCAAGGCCCAAAGCCATCCACCAGCAATGGTGGTGGAATTATCCAACTATCATCTACTGGTGTTGCTGGGACCTCTGGATGTAGTGGTGCTGCAGGGGCATCATCTTAAGTCCTCAACCTTGATGATGACACAGCTTTTAAGGTCATCTATGTTCCAGATGACGTCACCCAATG CTCCCAGGATTCAGATGATAGGCAGCCACCTGCAGCTCTGCAGGTGCTTTCACTTCTGCAGTCAAATGGCGCTCCCCAGCCAGCTACAGCTCCCCATTCAGCTGACGCTCCCCAGCCACCTACAGCTCGCCAGTCAGCTGCCACTCCCCAGCCATCTGCCTTTCCCTGTCCACCTGCAGCTCcccagccatcaccaccaccagctgcccAGCAAAGAAGGCACACAACTCCAG GTCGTTGCTCAGAGCTTGAGCTTCTCCTTCAAGCCATGTAGACACAGTGGGACATGCAGCACAGCCTGGACATGCTGGTTATGGTGCAGCAGGAACAAGGGGAAGCTCTAA